The sequence below is a genomic window from Entelurus aequoreus isolate RoL-2023_Sb linkage group LG15, RoL_Eaeq_v1.1, whole genome shotgun sequence.
cctctatacacctatgtagatattgcaccaaaaaccagacatttgcagctagaatagtcatttaccacattagcaatgtatagagtgtatttctttaaagttaagactagtttaaagttgtcttcattgaaaagtacagtgcttttccttcaaaaataaggacatttcaatgtgaccccaaacttttgaacggtagtgtatgtcaattTAACTGATATTCTGCGTTTTAACAGCGGATTCTGCTTCACTGGCCAATTCTGTGACTCTGTCTGTCCGCGGTTACGTTAATGTGAGATCCCTAACTTCTAATAGATGTGGTCTTGTTTTCACTAAACACCCACTCATCCGTTTCACTGCAACAAGCTCAGATATTTGCATACACGTTGCACCgcccattattattatcatttcaaattatttttatgTTCTTGAGAAGCCAAAATTGAAACTGTTCGATGAATTCGATGAATTGTCCAGCCCTAAATAAAAGGTTGCTTCAACAGTGACTTGACTCGTTAGTCAGTATGTGTGTCAGTGGAGTCATGTATCTCACTTACCATCACAAGTGCTATATATTTTTAACTCTGACGCATAGCAGTTGGCACACAGAAGCTTAGAAAGCGCTATATCCAAAACCCTAACTGTGCTGTAACTGCATGACTGTGCTACTTGAAGCATTCCGTTACGAGCTGTTGTTGCACTGTTGTTCGTCGGGCGTCATGCCGCTGCCTTGCTGTGAAGTACGAGTAAAGATGTCTTGTGTCAGCAGATGAAAAGCGGAGGTCGATCGCAGACTTCAGGGAAAACCTCTTCCTCCCCGAGAACGAGAAACTGTGTGTCTCCGTCAGAGCTCTGTCTGCTCTCTATCTGTCAAAAGTAGCAACTCAGGAAGAAGAGCAGACCATTTTAAAGCCGGTAAACCATCTCCCTCTTGAGCCCTTTTTACAGTCGGGACTAttcagtttttattgccattcaaAGTGTCGCTTTGTTAACGGTGTCTTACAAGCTTTGCTAGAAGGACCTATGCCCTTGTAACAATCGCAAAACAATTAGTTTTATTGGCCGTGAACAATAAATGCTGCTCTTTCTACAAACCAGAACATGCTTGCTTTATgtctcccagcaggcacaagatcgGGCACCTGAACCGCAGAGACGAGTGACTCGAAAGAGGGTGAGTTCCGGCATCACGTGATCTGTTTCAAACTGTATGTTGGATTTGAAGAcagttgcatgttttgtgttgaaAGCATAAACTAATAACAATCAACAGTTAGGTTCACATTGAGTGCCTACAGTTGTTGGTTGCCTTGGGAGTTCAGCTAACAAACTGACCTGTGCATCAATCAGCTGCTTTTTGGAAGGTAACAAAAGCATCTCATTAACCGGAGCATGGCACTGGCAATCTTGAAATCAGACTTGGTGCCAAATCATGACCACATCACTTTGTTCTTCAAAGATGGCCGAAGATGCCCAACTCAACCGAGATGACCAGCTTGGACATCAATTAGGGACACAGCCGCGACGGTTCTCACAATCCCAAACTCCCGAAGAAACGTTGTCCCAACAGCGTCAGAAATGTGAGCTGAGGAGACTCTTGAAGCACACACACCCTGAGCTGAAGATGCTGGATGAGGTGGTGGACGAGGAGCTTGCTGAGGTTTTGAACTCGGACTCCGAGGTGACCGCTGATAAAAGTGGATTTGAGGGGGAAGTTCGCTCCAGACGGCTGATATTTGAGAACAGTTCCCTGAGTGATAAAGTATCGTCTTACAACCCCAGGATGCACATGGCTGAGGAAACGTTAGAAAAGGGGAATGTCAGTAAAACATCAGCTGTGCTTGAGGACCCGAACGAGAGGTCAAGTCTTGCTCAACCAATCCTGGACTCTGACCAAAGGCTGTCTTGTAGCCCAGAACCCAACAGAGAGTGTGAGGACGAGCCTATGAGAATAGATGTACAGGCAACCAGAAGGATGTTTGAAAGTCAGTGTGTGGAAACATCTCAGCCAAATTCAGATAGCAAGCACGGGCGTAAAGTTTCTAATTCAGGTGATGCCATGGCGTTAATCCAAGGACAGCAAGCCCAAAAATGCGAACCATGCAATACTCATGGAGATGGAGACGTTTCAACACAGTTTGAGGGAAAAGAAGACCGTATAAAAACCAAATCGGCCCTGATGCAAAACAACCCATTCATGTCACAAAACATAAAAGAACATTCCCACTTTCACGCAAGTCCAGCAGCGGAGGATGATGTTTACGCTATAGTTAAGGACAGAGCCCATTTGTTTGAGTCGATGCCGTTTGACAGAATCAGACGCCAGAACAAGGACGAAATAGAAACAATGGTGGAGACGCTCAAAGAATCCCTGCACTCCCTCCATCGCCTCAACGTCATTCACGTTAATGGTTCCATCATTGAAGTGAACGAGACCACGCTAGCCAAAAAGGCAGAGTACACCATATCAGAGAGCAGACTCGAGATAAATTATGAAGAGGTGTCTGAAGGCAATTTCCAAAACTTCATCCTGCGTGTTCTGCCACGAGCAAACCTCAAGCCTCAGGTGACTTACCTGAAGGAGGCTTGTGACGGAGAGATAAAGAGCTCATTGCTAATTGTACCTGTGAACCAGCATCAGGAGTGTAAAACTGCTAATGTGCTGCAATTTATTGAGGATGTTCTTAATCAAGATAACTCTCTGAGGAAAGGCGTGATCATTCAGGAGGATAACAAATCTGAAGACATCATCGTTTACTCCCTCTACAAGTATTCGGACGAGGAAGATGTGAGACAATATTGTCCTCCACAGGCGCATTGTTCAGAGATGAACACACGCAAGTCACCAGTCGTCTCTCCAGATAGGACCTGTCAAGTTTCGAGCCATCCTGCAGTCAAAGGAAATGTGAAATTATTCAAAAGTTGCATTGAGAAGGGAGAACTGGAGTATCTGAAAACTCTTCAGGCAGCGCCAACAGTTGAAGAACTGACGACGGAACAAATCGCAGAGATTCAACCTGAGCATGCAGACGAGGGTGCTCAAGAGTGGGCACCAGTGGATGTGAAGAAGCTGAGAAGCATGTTTTCTGGAGGTCAAAAACCGAGCCAACCCAGACAATACACTGACGGAATCACAATTTCTCCAAGACTAAACGTGACACCAGAGACAGCTGTTGATGTCCCTCCACGTGAAGACATGAAATGTAGCACCAAAGCTCATGAAGAAGTTAAAGGCTCCGTCAGTCTGTCGCAATTTGACACACAATATGGAGACACAGTCCTCCTAGCCGAGTTAGTGGAGGTTGTAGATAACAATGAAATGTCCAACCTTCGAACTGCAATTCACAGCCTGCAACAGGCCACAACGGAAGCCAGATCTTTACATACGTCATTGCAAGAAAAGCAGAAACCTATTGAGCAACCAGTTGATGTCAACTCGCAGAAGATACGCACCGAACAAAACACGTTGCCAAAAGACTGTGGACAATCAGAACAGGCAGTCAGCATCAATTCTGCTTCAGATAGTACAACTTGTCTAAAAGATGTTGCTTCTGAAGACATTCACAGAGCTGAGGATGTCCAGGAATGCCACTTCCACACTGCTGTGGTCCCTCCAGATGTTTCAGAAACGTCCACACAACAAGAGGGAGAGGAAAACGTATTTCAAGGTAAACTCAAGGCAGCCTTGGATTCCCTGGAGAGGTCCAACATTAACGTCAGCCAAGGAGATTTCAGAGCAGCAATGATATACCGTAACTCATCAAAACCTCCTCAAGAAAGACTGAAAACTGATGCAGTTTCTGGTGAAAAGACAGTCGACCAAGACGTTTGTGTACCATCATCTCATTTGAGTCAAAATACGGTCAGAGAAGAAGGGATCAACACCACAAACGCAGAGTCTACAAGCAAAGGCAAATTCACAACAAGTATATCAGAGAAAAGCAGAAGGAATGTTGGCCCAAAACCAGACATCCCTCCAAAACCTGAACACCTGAAAGCAAAAGAACACAAACAGTCAAACACAGAGAAACACACAACTAAGCTACTTAAAGgtgaaaatacaataaatacagatCAACCTGAGGAAGATTTGTCGAAAAGAAAGACTGTTATGGTCTTTGAACAAGATGTAGTGGGTCAGGAAAGACCTGGTGCGACTGAAACTAATTCACAAACATCTCAGGAAATTGACAAAGAACAACCAATCCAAGTCACCGTGGAAAAGGACCAGAAAGAAGAGATAAATGTCACCCAGGACATCCCAGTGGGAGACAAGATTAATGACAGTGAGGAAATCCACTTAGACTTCAACGAGGCATGTCAAATGTTTGGCGGTAAAAAGGCTCCTTCGAAGAAGAAGCCACCTGTGAAACCAAAGAGAGTTAAACTGGCCCAACCTCACAACAAAGACCCAGAAGACTTATCTGAGGTGAGACAAGTAGATCTCCAATCACAACCAACTCTACTCAATCAGTCACATGGTAATCCACCCGGACAAAAAGACGAGCCAAAAACTAAACAGGACGTTAAGGTTGCGTTGAGGCAAAAGAAGGGAAGGACGGAGACGGAGGATGAACGGCGACAGCGTCTCTCGGTCCACATGGACGAGATCATGCGGGGAAACATTTCCGCCGCCACGGAGATCTTTGACAACCTGCGAAAGCAGGAAGAGCTGCAGAGCATCCTCTGTCGAGTTGAAGAAATCGAGGAGGACACCAGCAAGGTGGATGTCAGGTCGCTGAGGAGAGTGTTCGAGGACGTTCCCGACTGGGTTGTTCGCTCcaacaaaaagaaagaaaagccGGTAAAGAAAGAACTCAAAGGAGAGACGCTGACACTATCGGACCATAAATCCCCCATGGCGCACGTTTTTGGAGATCTGGAAAGAGCCAGTGAGGAAATAATGAATCTCAAAGAGCAGACGCTAGCAAGGCTGGTGGACATAGAGGACGCCATCAAGAAGGCTCTGTATTCCGTCTCCACGCTGAAATCGGACTCTGACATAGCTGGTCTGTCTTGCCTGTTTAAGGAGTCTTTAGGAAGCATGCAAGGATCCTCTGCCAACATTAGCAAAATAAGCATCGGCTCGAGCAAAACTAAACCACTGCAAGAACAAGAAGTCCCCACAGCTCCGGCTGGGGGACAGAACCTTGAAAGGACTCCACAGTGCACATCTTCACCTGCGTTCATCTCCATCCAGTCAGCTGCGAGAAAGCCCGCAGAGACCGCCCTCTGCCCAACATGCCAGCACAGTCAAAGATCAGAAGAGACTTTCTGCACGACCAAAGTCCTTCAATGCAACAGTCCCGGTCTGAACAGGAAGAAGGACGACAGCAAAGAATCTAACTCCCCTCCACGGGAGATCAGCGTACTGGAGGTGCACACGGACCTCCACGGGAGCACCAAGGCCATCACGGAAAACTACGAGAGGACGGACGCCTGCGGAAACAGGATTTACTCGTCCAAATCGTCCGCCGTGGTCACCACTGCGCCTGCAAGCGTGGCCTCGTCAACAGCTCCGGTCGTGGTCATGCCGGCGATGTGTCAGATCGCCGCATACCCCGAGATCCCCCTGCCGAGCAACGACCACAAGCAGTCGTGACAAAACCTTCTCACGTGTACAGAATTCATGTTTGGTTGCGGTTTCATATTGTCCTCCacttttgttggtgtttttgaGATAAAAAGCCGTCTTAACTGCCTGGTTGTCTCATCAGTTCCAAGCAAGTCCGTCGGAGACATGCTCGGCCTGTCTCAAGCCCGTCTACCCCATGGAGAAAATGACGGCAGACAAATACATTTTTCACAAAAGTTGCTTCTGCTGTAAAAAGTGCAAGAAAACTCTCAGGTGAGaaaaataatcattttaaaaCCGACCACCAGCTTGCAAGGTAGAGGTGGGCGATACTACCGATGTtcgtatcgatctgataccaagtgaCCGTTTTTATGGGTTTGCCtgtttgtgatgttaagttcctgttatgcctttattttgaaggcgctaagagcggaagtggtgacacgttgtggtGGAGCTGGGTTTTTTGAAAGAAAGGAATTAAAACCTCTgctccactacaacgtgtcaccacttccgctcttagcgccttcaaaataagagctcaaggcatatactgtattacggcttataacaggaacttaacatcacaaagaggcaagcccataaaatTAGGTTACACTAGCACTTTGAACCAGGAAGtgaatgttttgttgttttagtcccacaaaacaacacaatattcTCTTTCCTTCTTTATCTGTGCTTCCAGTGTTTAAATATCCTACTTTTGAGAAGCTGTTCACTTAAAGAAGAGCGTGAAAGCTCTTGCTAACATAGGTTcaagcactgatgacatctattaatcagacaagaagcaaggaatcagtcagagacagagttcaatttagctcatgaggagaacgcatggagctgaacacttagtcacagtctcgccctacgcccTAAGGTTCAGCTcttgcgtccctctatttattcaggagttccacagtcaacaacactaaggccgcctctaaaaggagggGTCACATaccctaccgttcaaaagtttggggtcacattgaaatgtccttatttttgtagGAAaatcactttaaactagtcttaactttaaag
It includes:
- the LOC133630537 gene encoding xin actin-binding repeat-containing protein 1-like encodes the protein MSVITHMIITYDGSRRSLVTLWKDFGASHGETTRPTSRTVSSSWTTTMDRKYRATRSQSLRRVSTSCDEAARTDTKLLSRAVSVSQMVSRYQDNADGNTPAQAALEKKSERNQRSSVKQTTVTLRKKPQLEPPKSRNPERGQERSEAKTTLYRSKSMGSLQNKTESIEDLKARFESTAPQKELKSAVKAVDVRRPSREVKPVKTGKMEAVKKEQKPPRASLNYARSDAMKDKAPKQVVSRTERRKTIGGSGFERPAASKADEKRRSIADFRENLFLPENEKLCVSVRALSALYLSKVATQEEEQTILKPQAQDRAPEPQRRVTRKRNQTWCQIMTTSLCSSKMAEDAQLNRDDQLGHQLGTQPRRFSQSQTPEETLSQQRQKCELRRLLKHTHPELKMLDEVVDEELAEVLNSDSEVTADKSGFEGEVRSRRLIFENSSLSDKVSSYNPRMHMAEETLEKGNVSKTSAVLEDPNERSSLAQPILDSDQRLSCSPEPNRECEDEPMRIDVQATRRMFESQCVETSQPNSDSKHGRKVSNSGDAMALIQGQQAQKCEPCNTHGDGDVSTQFEGKEDRIKTKSALMQNNPFMSQNIKEHSHFHASPAAEDDVYAIVKDRAHLFESMPFDRIRRQNKDEIETMVETLKESLHSLHRLNVIHVNGSIIEVNETTLAKKAEYTISESRLEINYEEVSEGNFQNFILRVLPRANLKPQVTYLKEACDGEIKSSLLIVPVNQHQECKTANVLQFIEDVLNQDNSLRKGVIIQEDNKSEDIIVYSLYKYSDEEDVRQYCPPQAHCSEMNTRKSPVVSPDRTCQVSSHPAVKGNVKLFKSCIEKGELEYLKTLQAAPTVEELTTEQIAEIQPEHADEGAQEWAPVDVKKLRSMFSGGQKPSQPRQYTDGITISPRLNVTPETAVDVPPREDMKCSTKAHEEVKGSVSLSQFDTQYGDTVLLAELVEVVDNNEMSNLRTAIHSLQQATTEARSLHTSLQEKQKPIEQPVDVNSQKIRTEQNTLPKDCGQSEQAVSINSASDSTTCLKDVASEDIHRAEDVQECHFHTAVVPPDVSETSTQQEGEENVFQGKLKAALDSLERSNINVSQGDFRAAMIYRNSSKPPQERLKTDAVSGEKTVDQDVCVPSSHLSQNTVREEGINTTNAESTSKGKFTTSISEKSRRNVGPKPDIPPKPEHLKAKEHKQSNTEKHTTKLLKGENTINTDQPEEDLSKRKTVMVFEQDVVGQERPGATETNSQTSQEIDKEQPIQVTVEKDQKEEINVTQDIPVGDKINDSEEIHLDFNEACQMFGGKKAPSKKKPPVKPKRVKLAQPHNKDPEDLSEVRQVDLQSQPTLLNQSHGNPPGQKDEPKTKQDVKVALRQKKGRTETEDERRQRLSVHMDEIMRGNISAATEIFDNLRKQEELQSILCRVEEIEEDTSKVDVRSLRRVFEDVPDWVVRSNKKKEKPVKKELKGETLTLSDHKSPMAHVFGDLERASEEIMNLKEQTLARLVDIEDAIKKALYSVSTLKSDSDIAGLSCLFKESLGSMQGSSANISKISIGSSKTKPLQEQEVPTAPAGGQNLERTPQCTSSPAFISIQSAARKPAETALCPTCQHSQRSEETFCTTKVLQCNSPGLNRKKDDSKESNSPPREISVLEVHTDLHGSTKAITENYERTDACGNRIYSSKSSAVVTTAPASVASSTAPVVVMPAMCQIAAYPEIPLPSNDHKQS